In the Ornithodoros turicata isolate Travis chromosome 5, ASM3712646v1, whole genome shotgun sequence genome, TTTCAAGAGTCGCCCGCATTTTTTCGTGCAAGTCGCCTCGTCTGCCATGTAGCACGGGACTTCCGAAGTATGGTGGCAAACGGGAAACTCCACCTTAATGTGCACCGTGCAAGGCGTGCAGTGGCCGTGGCAGCGTCCGTTGCAACAGTGACCTCTGGAACATGTCTTTCCGCAACGCTCTCTGCAGGTGATCAGCGTATGGTCCTCAGTATCCATGTGACAGTTTTTTGGACAAGAATGTCCGCAAGGAAGGGAGGCTGGGCACGGAAGGTTACACAAACTATTACGACCGCTAGGAAAGTCCTCGAGTGTTCTTACTACTGCCGTGCTGTTCGAGTGTCTCCTGCACCGTAACTTCAGTTCGCATCCCAGGAGGCCCCGATATTTGAGGTCGTCAACGATGTCTCTCCATAAGTTGGACGCCTCGCTCAGTAAGGTCATATTGCCTACGCAGTAAAACCCCATACGTGCCCTGGACAGGAGGACACAGATTCGGTTCGCCACTCGAACAAAACCGGTTTCCCCGGTTTCGTTGGAGCGAACCAGGGACAAGAGGATGATGTCGTTCTCTTCTCCTTGGAAATTATCCACTACTGTGATGGCCACCGCGGTCATGTCCTGATATGTATTAGCTGTGCGCTCTAGAAGCTTCTTCTGACCCATGTACGGCGTGAGCAAGGTGACTTGAGAAGGTTGGTAACCCTGAGCAAGCAGGTATCTGCAGAGGTTGACTAGAAAATGTGCCTCGAAAACGTTGCTATAGCTTCTTCCAGAATTTCTCTGCTCGGGGGAGGAGTGATTGAAGAAGAACATGTTCGTGGTCATACCCTCGATGTCTTCGTATCGTTCCACGCACGGGTGGGGCTCCAAAATAGGGTAGAATCGTGGCGTGAGAAGGCGGGCGAATTCCGGCCTCATGCGATGTTGAACGTGGAGCTGTTTGACACCCACGCCGTTGATAAGCATTCTTTCGAAAAGCGACACGTCCATCTTGTATCTGTTAAGTAAACCATCTTGTTTTCAAGTATAAGTAGTACAAAGCACACGATGGCAGCAATATTACGATTAAAGAACGGCAGTTGCTGGACCGGTACGGGGAGTGGGAACCACGCTATGTGGCTGAACGTCAGAGATGATACACGATGTTAGATCCCCCAACATACCAAGCTTCGCACAGACACAGAAGGACAAGCTTCCATGCTCTACACGTCCCCTACCGATTTCCGTTGAGATTTCCTGAGTGGCGTTATAGTGCTCGGTAGCCCCACTCAATGAGCGTTGCACTCAAGCCTATTGCTTGTCAATGGGGCTTGAGGGTAACACTCGCTGAGTGTTGCATTCaaaaagtttcgtgcaagccagCCCAGTACCTGATTGACAGCTCGTGTACATTCGTAGGCGGACGCAACTGCTGGTGGTCCCCGATGAGGATCACATGCTGAGTTTGCGGAGCCAAGCTTGTCACCACGTGAGCTTCGAGTACTTGGGCTGCCTCTTCCACGATGACGATGCGCGGTTGCACTTCGCGGAGGAGAGCCTGGTGCTTAGCCGCGCACGTTGTTGTCATTCCAATGACCTGAAACAAGACTTCTGGTCAtctgcacacacacaccaggagaaatttttgcactttagtgcccttcTTGGAATCCATTAGGTACCCACCTTGGACGCCCTAAGGACCGGTAGGACAGCCATTAGTTTGGAGTGTGCCATGCGCTCTTGCACACCTTCCATTGTTGTCATCTCAGAAGTTTGAAATGTGTCAATCACAGAAGTCAGGTTGTGGACCCAGTATCGATATAGTTTCCAGCGCTCTCGAGATCGTAGCGTCCAGACGTCCTCGACGTGATCGTCTCCTGTGGCTGGATCGCCCTCCTTGATGATGTTGCGCAGATGTGCTTCCCAAGAGCTTGTGTCCAGGTCCCGCTTGTTGGACCCCTTTTTAGCTTTGTGCACCTGTGCAAATGACGTCCCTATCAACGCACTGTCTAATGCGAATTGCCTATGCCTAATGGTTCAATATGTCACAAAACCAGCCACCAATAATTTGAGCGTCAACGCAGGAGTCTTTTAGTGCTGGCGGTAAATGTTTTTAGAAACCTTGCCATGTGGCGTGTCATGTGGTGTCACGTGTATAGTGGTGGATCCGCGCGGATGTCCGGTCTACGCCGTGACTGCGGATAAAAATATAAGGTCTTGAAATTCACGAGGGTGAGGTGCGGATAAACTCGCGCACCACCGCTGCAGGTGCGGATATCCGCATTTTATCCTCAAATAAGCATTAGTGTTGTGGCGCCACAATTGACGCAAAATGGTGTATATCCTTTGTTGTGCCTTTAAGTGCGTTTTATGGCACAATTGTGAATGACAGTATTTCTGGGTTTGTATACATAACATTTTCGTCATGcggattgccccccccccctcaaattCAATGACTGTGGATGTGCGGACACACTTTTCATCTGACGTGGACGCTGTCGCGGATGTTTACGTGCGCGAGTGCAGTGCGGATGCGGATAATGTCAACGTCATCCGCGCTCCGCCTGCCTAAAGAAGCCATGTGGGGTAGTAACTCTGTGCAGAAGACAGACACACCAGGCATACTCTGAGGATATAGTATACCAATCCAGCCTCCCTTACCGACGACGTGCCCTTTTTGCTGCTTTGATTCACGAAGAGTGCTTTCGTTTGATCCAGGCGTAACCACACCCTGAACACTTGACAGAAGGAATGCTCGTCGAACACCGCTTGCAAGAAGGACTGGCAGCACGCCTTGCTCATGACATGCATAAGCAGTTTTACAATGTCCTCTTCCTCAGGTACGGAAAAGACGGTCTGCGACAATGTTGAAAGTGCCTGAAAAAAGGTCAATGCATAAGCTACAGTGAGAGCTGAGATATGTACTCATGTGTACCATGTGTACCATCATGTGTACTACAGAAGCGAAAACAGACAAAAAGCAAACCTTCAGTCGTCCAAGGTGCTTCCGTAGAGCTTGAGAGGACTGCCGATCAGCGAGTGTCCGTTTACACTTCTTATTGACATGATACTTTTTCAAGGCGTTGTTCTTACATCCACCGCCCATCCTCGTAACAAGTTTCGTGAACTGAAGCATGCCTTCCAGAAACTGATCCAGGGCGCGATTGGTATAACAGACCACCAAGATGGGACCTTGGCCGTCACCCCATACGGCGTCGTTCTCCAACAGCGTCTGAACAATCTTCAAACCCATGTAGGTCTTTCCCGTTCCCGGAGGTCCCTGTATGACCCCTAGTTCATGAGTTAGCGCGTACTGAAGAGCCTCCAGTTGGGAGCTGTCCAGTTGGACTTCTTCCGCCTTTGGCCAGCTGTCTCGGTCGAGCAGGGTCACCTTTCGGCGGGTACCACCAGGTGCCTCTAGGAGACACGTTATGTCGAACGTCGTCGAATTATTCACGTAACTTGGATGGAAAACGACGGATTCCGCACCTGCCAATGATTCCGCACAATTATATGCCTGTGCCGTCAACAGTGCAACAGTTTCTATCTAGGTTCCTAATGTGGTCAGCGGCCATTCTAAACAACCTAAGTACTGTCGCGATGCTGGTAACATGATATTCGGAAGGGTTTTCTATCGTCAGTCTGTGAGTTGTCATATTTACAACCGGTTGGGCACGCAAATGATTATATGTATTCGTGTATTTTTCTCGGCAACGTAAAATGTTAAATATCTgcacagggtgtcccagttaTAAAGGCGAATACATTTAAAGGAAGGTAATCAGGACATCGCCTTGGGAGcttgctggtgccctcttaaggagcgccgttcagcatatgctatattgcaactgacttcatctcgaaaaaagtgatgtACACATTTTTGAAAGAATgcgttcgcatttagctgggacaccctgtaacTGTGCCACACAGTTTGTCAGCGGCCTGCCATGAACTGTCTTATAGAACTCCAGGGAGCGCTCTTTCTGCGTTACATAGCCACATCGGCCACATGACCTCAACGACTTTGGGCTGTATCAGCTCACCTACGATGTACTTTTCCAGTGGAAGAACGTGCGTGTTTTGCAGAGCCTGGAATACATGACGATAACCCTCGAAGTATGCGATGCTTTCCAGAACAACAAACTGGCCCGTGACTTCGCAGCTACAATTCCAGAATGTGACTTCAACGACGCCTCTGCCGAGCATGCTTGGAGTGGCACGCGACACCGTGGCCACCTGGATTGTCTCGAAGTTGTCCTTACTGAAGCAAAGAAGCGATCCGGGAATGAAGCGCCTCGTTTCCTTCCAGTGTATCTTTGAGAAACTCGAGGCGTCGAACTGCACGACGTATACCCTTCCATCCGCGTTGACGGAAGAGGAAATGACGACAACGCCGGAATGGACGTTGACGCCGTCCAACTTGCGGAATATTTCTTGCCTGCACAGAAATACGTCGGCTTAGTTAAACGTAAACTAATTATCTCGCGCCCGTTTTAAATGACCAAGAATCGCAGACCGTTGTAATGCTTCAAATGCTCCCGCGAAGTCTCAATAGATCGCACgcaatcgtttttttttattttttcagaattttttttttttttttcatttccttgttagcgccgcgaagcaactgtggctatgagcggcgtatagatgtgGCCAGATcgagtgaggacagcaggaaggagtgggggacaggggatgttagtatgcctcctgggctgacttcagggggaattgtgaggacattcgtctagaaagtttCGGAAAACCCCAgaaaaacctcggacagcacaggcgatggtaggactcgaacccactacctcccagtgctcagcacgaccttggctaccatcaaCGAGTGGGACGCCTTAATCCACTCTGCCGCTGGTCTAAAAAGTAGCGACAGGACGCTAATAAACGTGTGAAGGCATTCTCGTAATGTTTTAACGTTATTTTGTACTTGCAGTACACTTTGCTCTTCGATCTTAACGAATGAAAAGACGATATGCTTGCCGAAATCCTACGAGATGCTCCCGCAAATGTCGGGACGTTATTCCAGAAAAATAGCTCATGCGCGCAAGGCACTCTTTGCGTACTGTGGATGCTATCTTCTAGCAGGTATGATCCACTAAAACCTTCCTGAAATGTCCATCTCACAGTATGGTTACTGGCATATATCAACGCAACAATAAAATACGATACACATGCGGCATAGTAACAATATAAGCGAATGGTATCGATAAACATGGGTGGCTCCGACAAGGCTGATCAATTTTTGTGCAAGAGACAGCAAGTTTCGGAATATTCTGGCATTATACGAAGTTTACCTGTATCTATATCCACGGACTTGCTGTGCCCGGGCGCACTCCCTTATCCCTTCCCGAAGCGGACGGACGAAATCCTCACGAAGCAGTCTAAACTGGACGTCCAGATAGTTATCCGTGCTATTATACGGCCCACGGACACGATTAGGCGTCAAATGAGGCAATTCTCTGGCTAGCAACTCTTCAGATGCTGGAACGACTGGGAGAGTTCTGAAGTCCGGGTGGGACAACACACGTTGTCTACCCAGCATGGCGCCACTCGTCGCAAGCTCTTCCAACTTCACGGCCCTATCGTAGATGTCGTCGATGCCTACTTGTGATTCTGGCAATGAGTCAACCATCGCCATTATGTAGGGTAGTAGGCTAAGGAAGGTATCCGTATTCAAAACAAATTCCTTTATGGCCTCCAAGACGTCCAGTATGTGAACGAGGGATTCCAGCTGAAAAAAGCAAGCACTTGCTTAATCATTTTCTAGTTCTGTAAATAACCCAGCACAGAACACTGGTACGCAAACAAAGGCGTAAACTTCCAGTGACAAGTCAAGCTCAGGGCAAGTCAACTACAACAGGTCAACTTCGCCCACAAGACGTCTGTGATCCGCCTAGGAGCGCGCATGCCTTCGCGTCTCAAAGTAGTGCCCGTGCCCGCATGCTTCAAACTTACAGATCACGTTACCAAAACACACTCGTGGAAGACTACGTACTTGCAGCAAATTACGTGCTTTTGAAGCAAAGCACGTAAAATATTCTCATTAACAAAACAATGCGTCCTTACTTGCTGAGAACTGTCTTCGATCGACGAAACCTTGAACGCAAATTTTGGCAGCGTCTTCCTCGCAAAGTTTTCAGATGTAGCTGTCTTCCTAAGAAGGTCCCGAAGTCTAAGAGAGCCGCAGTCGCAGTGCGAACACAAAAGACTGAGCCGCACGAAGGCCCACTTGAGGTCCTGGAAGTCTAGGTCGTCGCACTCCAGGAACGCGTCAAAACTAAAGGATGGCCGGCATGTGGTATTAAGTTGGGCTGCACAGGCAAAGCCCTCGGAAGAAAGCCCACCACGGATGGTCCCTTCTACGAAGACACTGAGAAGGCACAGGCACAACGCTGCATCAGGTCATACCTATCTCGCGACAAATTGTGGAATGCATCAGCGCGTGCCTTCTTCAACGTCTCTTCATGCACGTGATGATTCTTCCTCTTCATCAGAGACTTTCTCAGGGTGTTATATCTTACAGTCTTGCGGGTCATAATCGCTGGTGGCAGCAATGACCAAAAACGTCAAGAAGGTGCGCATctcgagtgtgtgtgtgtgtgtgtgtgtgtgtgcatataCATGTTACTCTCTCACGGGCTTTGTTTGTGTAAGCACGTCTGAGAGCATTGGGGGTATGCCGGGTTTTTGGCTAAAATCGCGTTTTAAAATCTGGTCTCTGGATCTGTCCTAGGCGGGGAATCTGTCTGACAAAACGCGTTCAAATCTTGACTGTGCCGCAACACTTCTTAGGTATCAGGTTCTTCGTTGGTCGTAGGTGAAACGTAACGCTCTA is a window encoding:
- the LOC135396195 gene encoding NFX1-type zinc finger-containing protein 1-like, with the protein product MAMVDSLPESQVGIDDIYDRAVKLEELATSGAMLGRQRVLSHPDFRTLPVVPASEELLARELPHLTPNRVRGPYNSTDNYLDVQFRLLREDFVRPLREGIRECARAQQVRGYRYRQEIFRKLDGVNVHSGVVVISSSVNADGRVYVVQFDASSFSKIHWKETRRFIPGSLLCFSKDNFETIQVATVSRATPSMLGRGVVEVTFWNCSCEVTGQFVVLESIAYFEGYRHVFQALQNTHVLPLEKYIVGAESVVFHPSYVNNSTTFDITCLLEAPGGTRRKVTLLDRDSWPKAEEVQLDSSQLEALQYALTHELGVIQGPPGTGKTYMGLKIVQTLLENDAVWGDGQGPILVVCYTNRALDQFLEGMLQFTKLVTRMGGGCKNNALKKYHVNKKCKRTLADRQSSQALRKHLGRLKALSTLSQTVFSVPEEEDIVKLLMHVMSKACCQSFLQAVFDEHSFCQVFRVWLRLDQTKALFVNQSSKKGTSSVHKAKKGSNKRDLDTSSWEAHLRNIIKEGDPATGDDHVEDVWTLRSRERWKLYRYWVHNLTSVIDTFQTSEMTTMEGVQERMAHSKLMAVLPVLRASKVIGMTTTCAAKHQALLREVQPRIVIVEEAAQVLEAHVVTSLAPQTQHVILIGDHQQLRPPTNVHELSIRYKMDVSLFERMLINGVGVKQLHVQHRMRPEFARLLTPRFYPILEPHPCVERYEDIEGMTTNMFFFNHSSPEQRNSGRSYSNVFEAHFLVNLCRYLLAQGYQPSQVTLLTPYMGQKKLLERTANTYQDMTAVAITVVDNFQGEENDIILLSLVRSNETGETGFVRVANRICVLLSRARMGFYCVGNMTLLSEASNLWRDIVDDLKYRGLLGCELKLRCRRHSNSTAVVRTLEDFPSGRNSLCNLPCPASLPCGHSCPKNCHMDTEDHTLITCRERCGKTCSRGHCCNGRCHGHCTPCTVHIKVEFPVCHHTSEVPCYMADEATCTKKCGRLLKSCGHPCGKKCGEPCGGACIVSNVEVGPCGHLIEVPCKISGCIAANPELCRARCERLLQCGHKCAGRCGEPCGDNPCREAVKKSLPCGHTVTAECRELATVIACRTKSSYVLPCGHDVVLECWQTQTESFFACDQCPKSQPCGHICRFGCTRACSHVCNAEVAALCSSGHTIVVPCWQQKDPSAISRLCPAPCPAILHCGHPCWNACNEPCASTCNKYVTLDRPCGHKDIVPCSLREKEFPCLEPCPRSLACGHLCPAACYKTPCPYPCQLSCPMSCPHGPCPTVCGYPCPPCGEPCTWSCPHYRCDALCCEPCTRPPCDHRCARLLPCGHACLGACGEPCPTLCSVCKPKEYEEAAGTSLNVLLVALGDCGHSVPEEDLRRACSTAPEDDPLLCPRCSTPARHCLRFGQHVKKYIARMNREKRKALDDIRSEHYGYEAVAGQRSLDDYLRGLIEEKKPCDK